TCACATAGTATCCGCGATTGCAAACCACACACGTGAAATGAATGTTGCGTGCGTGGGTACTactatatcgaaatatatactCGTGAACTCCTGTGTtatatagtagtaatagtagtagtagtaggtagtAATAGTATTGTAGTAGTAATCGCGTGATTCATTTGTGATTAGATATCTATCACGTTAACTTATTCTCTCTTCTAACTAATtggaaaagtaaattttttaaaagaaatcgaagacttctttttcgaagaaatttaccaatatctattttatcgacTGACGtgatcttttcgtttttaaaattcGATAGGCTTGTGATAACAAAGTTTTTGAATTCGATCGAAGTACTTAAggttatcttcttttttgttttttttttctgtttattcttttttttttttgttttcgatcgAGCGACATATGTACATTTTACAGGGTGAGTCAAAAATTCCtaggtgattttaaaaatcaattacatttttttcgagGCATTTTAGGCTTGTAATTTTTCGAGCTATCATGAGTTTGCTTTGTACTTTAACATattagtaaaataaagaattaagtTAAAAAGTCTTTTAAAAATCACGTAACAACTTTTGAACCACCCTGtacaaatacatgtatatgtatgagtatAATTCGTGCTACATACCGAATCGTTGAGATTAAAGCATGATTTATCGTCTTGGAAACTGTACGAGGTTAAACTGTGCCAGGAATCTTTACGCTGTGTTTGTGCGAGACCAAGTATGCCTACGCATATAAGTAGGGTTCACGAAAGAAGGGTCCAAGGATATACATAGTGTatgggggaaagaaaaagaaagaaagaaagaaagaaagaataagaagaaatctcTTGAAGCGTGACGAATAGGAGATTGTGTATCAAAAAGATAGTATTTAACCTTcgttatctttgaaaaatcgttttctttttctttttctcatttcttttctttttttatacgtgaTATCAATAGATTTTGACTTTTATAATCTATTTCATTGTAATTTATTGCtgcaacatttctttttccattaatGATAGATAACAAGGATTTAATTATTGAACatggaaataattaatctttgaCAATCTGATAATCTTAAGATTTTGTGTatgtattgttattactattactacactactcgctactactactactactactactactacactactactactactactactactacactactactactactactactactactacactactactactactactactactactactactactactacactactacactactactaccactactactagtaGTAATGAAGAGATCGAGTTTTTACGTAAAGCACTGTGATCGCGAAAATCGAAGATATTAAGTCccgataaattataatcttaTTACGTCGTATCCACATTGTATAATCTAAGATTTgatttaatctctctctctctctctttttctgtctgtctctctctgtctctctgtctgtaaTATGTTTGAAGTTATAGATATCTGTAGGAATTCTGTGTAAGAAGTAGcatctttttcataataacatatatatattcatttattattgtcaaaaattatatatatgatgggcgaaaagtttctagatgatttaaaagaaaaatcaattttctctttctagaaacttttttggctaactttttttttttttttttttttacatataaaagctaactaaagaaaaaggaaaaagaacatgATGTCGgatctttataatatatagatcgtGCCCAAATTGGAATCTACGCGTTGAGGACATTTTTGgagcattctctctctctttctctctttctctcttgttttgcTTTGTTCATTTTGGTAATCTCATTTTTTCTACCTTCGTGACTCTGAGCATTTAagcgtgaaaaaagaaaaatatatgcgCGCGCCCGCGCGCACACACAAGCAGATGGGAATGCGTAGTCTCCAAAATTTGgaacttttcgaaaatttttacaaaaaaggCATTGTCTGAATACCTGGATAGAGAAccgtttcctttttacttttgtaaCGTATGGATACCTGAGATTTAAAGATTATCGAAGGATCATCCAGCTGCTGACCGAAATTCCAAATCCCACTGTAGGAGCCTTTTATATTTAGAACACGAAGTGAGAGGATGGTTCAGAAAAAGTATTTAGTCAAGAGCACGTGATGAATCATTCGAAAATCTTCTTTTACGTCTTTTGCGTGTGTTCAAATTTGCGTtagaaactttatatatataaacgataaaaaattgttacatACGTTCTTAAACATATATACTCGCAATCATATCaatcgtaatattatttattaaattcttttttcttttttttccaaatcttcaattaaatcaaattaaattgttcttatcgttaaaaagtaataaattgtatctactcgcgcgcgcgcgtgttcGTTGTACGCTTATATTCATCAAACGGtagtattacttttattaaatctttttttttttttttacttttcaatcGTGACATTTCTaagtcaattatttttatagtcaATTAGTTCATTTATCGTTGCATCAGAGAcaacaaataattatcttttttcgtttctcttccaaGCGTGAAACTCGGACGTAGCAACGAAATTGGGATGAGGGGGAAAAAATGGCGTTCGGagttaattaaatcaaatcaaatgaaaccggatcaaattaaattaaatccgATCCGatgaaatcaaatcaaattaaattattattattattattattattattattattattattattattataaaaaaataataaatgtcatTCTTTTGTCGTTTGCAGCCGACACAATGTCCGTAGACAAAGAGGAATTGGTGCAGCGTGCGAAGCTCGCCGAACAGGCGGAGAGGTACGATGATATGGCAGCTGCGATGAAATCCGTCACCGAGACGGGAGTTGAGCTGTCGAACGAGGAAAGGAACCTCCTCTCAGTGGCGTATAAGAATGTTGTTGGCGCGAGACGTAGCTCGTGGCGAGTAATCTCATCTATTGAGCAAAAGACCGAGGGCTCCGAACGCAAACAACAGATGGCGAAGGAGTACCGGGAAAAGGTTGAGAAAGAACTACGTGAAATCTGCTACGATGTTCTGGTAAGAACCAAATGTGTCCATCCATCTGTCCACTACCCCTGTGATGTATGTCTGtgtttctgtgtgtgtgtatgtgtgtatgttgtGCGCTGTTACcccttgaaaaatatatatccgtGCTTTTACTtggttctctctttttttttctctctctctctatctcttccttcttAGAAATTCATAAAGAAGTAGAGTCTATGACGTTTATACCTAAGGTCTGACGTAGAACtgcttttcctcttcttttctgtcttgtttcttctttttttttgttttgtttttttcgaaatatcgatctttACATATGGTTACAACCCTCTTTTCTATAGCAGTATttctcaattctttttcttcttttttttctttttcgtacggCCTAATATATTATAAGGTTTGTTTGTAACGATACCACATGACGTACGTGCCTGACGTCTGACGTAAGAGCGTAAGAGCGCGTAagcgctttttttttcttttcttttttttttaatccttatttttcgaaatatcgatttttttataatatgattataataatctcctatatatatatatatatatatatatatatatatatatatacacttttataACGATATCCCCAATGTCagacgaaatttttataatataaaaaaagatagtatatttaaaaattcgctAAACCAAAATCATTTCATAGATATTATTGTAAAGATAATGTGACTGTTATTACGGATATCCTCGCTAGAATTCCCAAGAACGTTCTACGAGAACTTTCACGAATTCTCTGaacaaattaatcatttttcttgctttgacctgaaagagaatagaagcTATCATTACACGGGGcccaattaaaaatttaacacgGCCCATAAGTTGAGAAACGCTGCTGTATAACGCCGTAAAACTTTCAAATGTCACATACCCGAAGTATATgcatatgtctatatatatatatatatatatatatatatatatatatatatatatattttaattctcttttttttttttcatcttattttatcaccgtgaaattatttgttagtTTATGTGCGAAATTtcttatgtattttcttttttcttttttcgtcgatttcatacttaatatataatataataatactacatAATACAcattgtatgtgtatgtatacgtgtgtgtataccgGGTGTTCAAAATATAGcgtcatacatttttttcagtCATAttctacgtaaaaaaaaaaaaaaaaaaaaaaaagaaagaaattaggtTATAGAGGGTTAACATTGTGTTACGTAGGTCTCTTAGAATAAGTGGGTAATATTTTAGTGCTGacttcgataaaacgaaactacaaaaaaaaaaaaagaagattcatATAAACGTACGTCCTACTTGACTTTGTAGTCAAAGTTGGTACATAGTTTAAAAATAGTAcattagatatatgtatgtctttTCTGTGTTTCTATTATATAGAGAATTTGAGGAAATTAACAGTtttaaaaaggatagaaaattaCACTCTTTTCGTtgaatagatatgtatgtaataagaTGGTCGGtgttgtaatatatttcacaAAGAGACATTAAATGCTATGTAGCATTTTAAGTAAGATAGTCTAACGttcataatattaattattattattattattattattattaggaaaaatgtctcttttttttgtatagatacctttttttttttaattatatatatatatccataaatagaaacgatagagaaagatagagagagagaaaaaagaaaaaaaatgttttaaacgaGCGTTCGTTACACTGGATTATATATACCCTTTTAGCATAAACTCTCTTACACGTTCGTCGTTccacttacatacatacgttgtaTATTGTGTTTGTACAGCAGCGATCGCTATTTAAGCTTTATCGTCAGTTAGAGCAGTGGCTTTTATTATAACGCACCAGCAGAGACATACAGTTTCTTACAAAGGAAGATGAATAtagagaaatgtaaaaaaggaaacgtgtAGTGAGTATGCCGTTTTAACGTCAGATGTCGTTATTGGCGTCTAACACGTCAAACATCATACAATATGTCGAAAGTTTGCAGAGTTGCATTTACAAACTTATTACTAgttcctgtttctttctttctttctttctttttttttttatgtctttctGTTTATACGTTCTATTTTTTAGTAACCCCtctataattcaatttttatattcgtgtataaaaaaaacataaaagaatacgtgtgtcatataaaataatatatataatgtgttaattaattttatggcgaaggagtaaaaaagaaataaaaaaaaaagagagagagagagagagagagaactagacATAGATACGAATATATGTgacattaaaagatatatagacaGTTTCATAGATAGTTAATAAGTTAATTTGTAATCTTTAGTCTATTTATCAATGAACATTGTCGTTAATGGCAgaagttattaattttttaaatgttttatttcattagatAATGACGAATAATTTGCATCATTTATTACGcgatatcattatcattgattttatcgatattttagtCGAGAGAtcattaaatcgatataaaattaatttgagaggttaattttataaatgaataccTTTGCAGTTGCTGAAGTAATTTAGAAAACTCTTAAGATTCATTCTTggcatttttctttcatgaatagaaaatagtttagaaattcttttcgtGTCGTCGCGTAATCGTTAGGGAACAACACAATGATCCTTGTCTCTAAGTATTTTTGGAAtgcgataagagagaaagagagatagagttgTGTCATAGGTCAAATGCGCTTGGCATTGTTACAAAAGCTCGACATacgcgaataaataatttttttttttttttttttcgttacttaGTAGCGTACTAACGCGTGTTCTATTGATTCTTAAACAGAAATACACGCGCATGTCCTTCTTTGAGGTTAGCcatgtataaaaaatgtgCATTAAAGGTAAACTAAGGGtgacatatatttaataatacatagcacatttaatatatatatatatatatatatatatatatatactaggTTGGTCAATAAGTAATGTCGAATTTATTACTACAGGGTGGATCAAAAATTCCTAGACGatcttaacaatttttctttctcgagatttaaagctgttttttctttttatttatttattttttatttcttttcaaattgtaaaaaattttgcCTTTTAagcatatattaaaattaagcgaaaaaaaaatttatgtgtatatatatatatatatatatatatacacatatatatgtagagaaataattatatatatgcatagcAATTAATCTGTTTGTTTAGTTactattttatagaaattgtttCATGACTTAAATATTGGATCGATAAAGAATTATCtgtcattataatatatttttttatcgaatagaatagcatgcaaaaaagaaataactaatTAACTGATTCTACATCTTAATTtgatatgtaatttatttgtaatgtttcgttttttattaatacgtttcgtcatcgtatattatatttttgtttttttaaatcgttgcTTTAGTTAGTACAGAAACCGTTAGAGATCGCTCGGATCGCGTATCTTTAGCGcgtaattcaaagaaaaagggaagataCGATactgtagtagtaatagtgtagtaggtaggtaggtaggtagtcGCGTAATCGAGATCCTTGAAATTCTACCTGATGAGAgtgatcttttctcttctatattctcctttaatatatattatctcaaAAGAGACGctgaagagaagaagatcgCATTGTGGTAAGTCGATCCGAGGAACGCGCATGCTAAAGACCGACGACGATGATACTTCATAAACTGGTTTCAAAGTACGGGACACACACGAAGTGTGTAATCTcgttctttaaattttttcttttcttttgttttattttatatttatttatttatttatttatttatttatttatttatttattttttctttatacaagTCACAACCACTtgagatttatatatacatagctcTTCGTCGTGAAAAgctcacattttttttccactttttttttttcttgcctcCATATCGATCAATAACTATAAAAGTTTGCCGATAAtcttgctaaaaaaaaaagaaagtagttttacttaaaaaaaattcttacatCATCATTTGTTGGTACAATCATTCAATAAAAACGAGCgaaaaatacgagaaagaaattcccgacatttatttattatacagtaAGCTCATACTCGCATTATTTTGTTCAAATTTTCGACAAAAGAATACTATTGAAGATatcatgttttatatatatatatatatatataatatatataaattcaaaaaaatgtaaaatattcagaaaaattttgttttctaacaATACTTATTGACCAATCtgatatgttctttttttctatgtaatatTAGTATTACTTTACATACCATTTGTAAGGATACACTCACTTCCTTTCGTGTATATGCGTAATCtctaaaaacgatcgatcgatagatacgTCCATTTAACAATTCTGCTGGCACTTtcgagaaggaaaggagaacgTCGTTCCGTTGATGTACCTTCCTCTTTGCTATATTCGTCTTGTAAACGTTAGAGGAAATCGTTGTATTAATCATTAAGTAACCTGTCGTTGACCCGAGAAGGACGTTTTCcaagaaggaaaaacgagaTTTTCTCTGATGTGAAAGATCTAGATTTCCTCCTTATAAAGACATCGATCTCTTCAGTGTCGACAGACTTCCAACTTCCGCCGTTCCCAATCGAAAAAGCAAGTGTGTTGTGTGCTCTCTGGCgcatcaagaaaaaaaaggtagaaagagaaaattaaacgaatagcGACAACtacaaatgattaaaaaaaaaataaggaaagattaataattataatattaataataatatttgtgaaGTTGCGTTttgaattacatttttaacccgtttctttaaaatttttaacattcttATCAATAGTCTTATTTCATATTTGTGTGcattaaaatcgtataaagtaaatctaattttaatttctaaaaaaaaaaaaaaaataaaaataaaaaacaagcaaTTGCGATTACAGGACTGGAATTAAAAGGTCTCCTTAGTAGATGACCTTTTTCAAAagcaattactctttttcgaggCATTTTAGTCTTATAGTTTtacaatctaaaaaaaaaaaaaaagaaaaaagaaaagaataaattggCCTAAAAAAATCGCGATaaagagtaattgatatttaaaatgacCTAATAAGAACCTTTTGACCCATCctgtatattatatcaaatttcatctatctttttttttttttcttcttgaccTCAAAGTTTCGATCTACggattaataatcgattatcgctatgatatacgtatgtatcattagaatattttgagaagaaaaagaaattatttgttcGCACAAATTATCGTACAAATTGTCGTAGAAAATTtgaatcttattttaattataatgtgCCAATGAGTTTTCTATCGTCGCAATCTAATCACGTTCGAGAAAGCCTACGACATCTCTCTCCTTGAAATCGAAAATAGATTAGGTTCGGAAGAGAGCACGGTGTCTATTCTCTTTGGAACGATCGTATTCTCCTTACCGGAAGTGGAAGACATCGTTCTATATTAGAAACCCTCCTTCGTTCAAAGGGATCGAAATTAACCGAGAGAGAATATCGATTGTCGATTTCATCTCTCTAACATTTaacacattctctttctctctctctctctctctctctctctttcgtcgcataaaaaatgtattcttacatttttctaataggtcgtaaaaaaaaaaaatttcacacACGCCTTCCTTCGTATAGTGTATAGAGTTCTCAAGGTAATATCTTGTTGACCTTGGCTGCGCTTCACAATCGGAGTCATTTAAGGTTGAAATCTTCACATTTGTAAATggcagtctctctctctctctttctttctctctctctttctcgtgtcgACGAGagatctttctcctttttttttatttttttttgtttttgtggTATTGCATAAAGTGACGGATGATTTGCCATCTCCCTTAATActgtgtctatgtatgtatatacccaaaaaaaagggaggaagagtgCACTTCACACGTACCCTAACAAAGAATCAGctgttatttctctctctctctctctctctctctctctctctctctctctctctctctctctctctctctctctctctctctctctctctctctctctctctctctctctctctttctctctttcactcataCACGTTCGAGATCTGGAAGAACCGGCTGTTAATTAAACGCTATGTCTGCTGAGAAGTAGGTCAGATTTGGGTTTGACGTACTCTGAATATAACGTGTTGTTAGATAGATACACATTATATAGTAAAAGGGCAGCGAAACTGGAGCAAGGTTCGATAACTGCACCAACGTCGTTTGATATCCGTAGCTAAGGTATCGACGAGATGTCTACCTTTTTAAACTGTTACTATCCACCTCCGGTTTCTTCCTTATTAACCACGATGGTTGCttattatttcgatgataCTCATTTCCCGGTTTTCTCATATACTCCCTTTTAGCTAACTTGCAATAGGTGTATATCTGTATTCTCTCTCACCGATTAAAACGCTTCGGGTATATTATTCGAAGagacattattatttagtattaCCATGAGACCGTGTTCTTCCTGCTATGTcgtatattgtaatttattatgtcagtcgataaattcgatatttcaACGTCAGGAACGATTAAAtcggttttccttttttacatttatcgattaattttacttgcaatttatttctttcttattcgtgcgaaatacttttttattctttttatttttctatacatatCTTTGCATCGTCTGTGTCTTAAAcgtcagttttttttttgcgattatttcttttttttttttcttgttttttttttttatgttccaATTATCTCACGTTATTTTCAAAAacgacgataatttttttctagctACCTGTGATTCGTAACAAACTATAGAGGATATTTTgcgttaattatattttattgttttatcctttatttgaatattaattattttttttttcttttttgactttGATCGAATACAAGTAAAATATCTCTGTATAACGTACATCTCCCccaaaaaaattttcttcattgatTTCGAGGTCATtctctataatttttcttttttttatttcttttttcagggTCTTTTAGACAAGTACCTGATCCCTAAAGCTAGCAACGCCGAAAGCAAAGTATTCTACCTCAAGATGAAGGGCGATTATTACAGGTATCTCGCAGAAGTCGCCACTGGTGAAACCAGGAACGGTACGtacctgaaaaaaaaataaaaataaataaaaataaaaaagaaaggaaaccagaaaaaagaaaaaatcttttc
This genomic interval from Vespula pensylvanica isolate Volc-1 chromosome 8, ASM1446617v1, whole genome shotgun sequence contains the following:
- the LOC122631002 gene encoding 14-3-3 protein zeta isoform X1 yields the protein MRARELVILKPADTMSVDKEELVQRAKLAEQAERYDDMAAAMKSVTETGVELSNEERNLLSVAYKNVVGARRSSWRVISSIEQKTEGSERKQQMAKEYREKVEKELREICYDVLGLLDKYLIPKASNAESKVFYLKMKGDYYRYLAEVATGETRNAVVDDSQKAYQEAFDISKSKMQPTHPIRLGLALNFSVFYYEILNSPDKACQLAKQAFDDAIAELDTLNEDSYKDSTLIMQLLRDNLTLWTSDTQGDGDEPQEGGDN
- the LOC122631002 gene encoding 14-3-3 protein zeta isoform X2, giving the protein MRARELVILKPADTMSVDKEELVQRAKLAEQAERYDDMAAAMKSVTETGVELSNEERNLLSVAYKNVVGARRSSWRVISSIEQKTEGSERKQQMAKEYREKVEKELREICYDVLGLLDKYLIPKASNAESKVFYLKMKGDYYRYLAEVATGETRNAVVDDSQKAYQEAFDIAKAKMQPTHPIRLGLALNFSVFYYEIINSPARACHLAKQAFDDAIAELDTLNEDSYKDSTLIMQLLRDNLTLWTSDTQGDGDEPQEGGDN
- the LOC122631002 gene encoding 14-3-3 protein zeta isoform X3; protein product: MSVDKEELVQRAKLAEQAERYDDMAAAMKSVTETGVELSNEERNLLSVAYKNVVGARRSSWRVISSIEQKTEGSERKQQMAKEYREKVEKELREICYDVLGLLDKYLIPKASNAESKVFYLKMKGDYYRYLAEVATGETRNAVVDDSQKAYQEAFDISKSKMQPTHPIRLGLALNFSVFYYEILNSPDKACQLAKQAFDDAIAELDTLNEDSYKDSTLIMQLLRDNLTLWTSDTQGDGDEPQEGGDN